The following coding sequences lie in one Mesorhizobium sp. NZP2298 genomic window:
- a CDS encoding VpsF family polysaccharide biosynthesis protein (VpsF, distantly related to oligosaccharide ligases, is encoded next to the probable flippase VpsE.), with amino-acid sequence MAAIRTANPAAGWAGSGQVAAAPRADSVDWVTRFGLVAVVALLFAISGGMLWLVGYNYDGLTGNPATKIHPSTYLLVLVFAWRACTFGNPVGYMVAIADRRPASTLMAVISIVLLVVVIARQRPGMAGMIDTFVAPALLVMMLAEDDEKTFTRMQTVVHAIMTVNALLALFEFATKTLIFPYRLDGEAFMTDLRSTALQGHPLSNATVTSIYVLALLSGSKSLSVPLRLGLIGLQCAALVAFGGRSAMVLTILLGGCYLLIQGLRGLRTGRVNLLGAALGLILAALVPVVIAVAASYGFFDALLERFVSDSGSANARVEMFDLFNHLELRDVIVGPDIDLIESLRRISGLEQGIENPIIRMVLYQGAFFTLLLFVGFALFMHEVARRCHAGIWLLMLGWLILLNTSESLASKTTLTTKFVVIALALYRPTRGVVRQGVRGPGDGQPKGLPLRR; translated from the coding sequence ATGGCCGCGATCCGGACCGCCAACCCGGCAGCCGGCTGGGCCGGTTCGGGTCAGGTCGCGGCCGCACCCCGCGCCGACTCCGTCGACTGGGTGACGCGCTTCGGCCTGGTCGCGGTCGTGGCGCTGCTGTTCGCCATCTCCGGCGGCATGTTGTGGCTGGTGGGCTATAATTACGACGGCCTGACCGGCAACCCCGCCACCAAGATCCATCCGTCGACCTATCTGCTCGTGCTGGTGTTTGCCTGGCGCGCCTGCACCTTCGGCAATCCGGTCGGCTACATGGTGGCCATCGCCGACCGGCGGCCGGCCAGCACGCTGATGGCGGTCATCTCGATCGTGCTGCTGGTCGTCGTCATCGCGCGCCAGCGCCCCGGCATGGCCGGCATGATCGACACGTTCGTGGCGCCGGCGCTGCTGGTGATGATGCTGGCCGAGGACGACGAGAAGACATTCACCCGGATGCAGACCGTGGTTCACGCCATCATGACCGTGAACGCACTGCTGGCCCTGTTCGAGTTCGCCACCAAGACGCTGATCTTTCCCTATCGCCTCGACGGCGAAGCGTTCATGACCGACCTGCGCTCGACGGCGCTTCAGGGCCATCCGCTGTCCAATGCCACGGTCACCTCGATCTATGTGCTGGCGCTGCTCTCCGGCTCGAAATCGCTGTCCGTGCCGCTGCGGCTGGGGCTGATCGGCCTGCAATGCGCGGCTCTCGTCGCCTTCGGCGGCCGCTCCGCGATGGTGCTGACCATCTTGCTCGGCGGTTGCTACCTGCTCATCCAGGGCCTTCGCGGCTTGCGCACGGGGCGCGTCAACCTGCTTGGCGCGGCCCTGGGCCTCATCCTTGCCGCGCTGGTCCCGGTGGTCATCGCGGTGGCGGCGTCCTACGGCTTTTTCGACGCGCTGCTCGAGCGCTTCGTGTCGGACTCCGGCAGCGCCAACGCCCGCGTCGAGATGTTCGACCTTTTCAATCATCTGGAATTGCGCGACGTGATCGTGGGGCCGGATATCGACCTCATCGAGAGCCTGCGCCGCATCAGCGGCCTCGAGCAAGGCATCGAGAACCCCATCATCCGCATGGTCCTCTACCAGGGCGCCTTCTTCACCTTGCTGTTGTTCGTCGGCTTCGCGCTGTTCATGCATGAAGTGGCGCGCCGTTGCCATGCCGGCATCTGGCTGCTGATGCTGGGCTGGCTGATCCTGCTCAACACGTCCGAAAGCCTGGCGTCGAAGACGACGCTCACGACCAAATTCGTGGTGATCGCGCTGGCGCTGTATCGGCCGACGAGGGGGGTGGTGAGGCAAGGAGTGCGCGGACCGGGGGATGGTCAGCCAAAGGGCTTGCCGCTGCGTCGTTAG
- a CDS encoding GumC family protein translates to MQSSLLSLPQQHAPEVTQYAPEPAPTASYASSTVELGDLKRILVRRRFLILATAALLTLVTLLYGLFTPALYSSVAEIIIDPQDLQVVTNDVNPSRVPPDGGITMVESQVSVVQSTGVLLRAIEATNLTEDPEFNGQGGLVGRLLGGLLGSGSAETDRTGKTLDALRRRLAVKRADKVLVLDVIVTAKSPDKAAKLANAIAQAYLADQASARAKMATDASDSITARLDEQRKRVQQAENAVEAYKSAHNMVMAAGNLVSDQELTEINTQLSAAQSRTATLKAQVDQLRRSGGAPDATSEAMRSSVISSLRAQEATLVDQVSQLGTELGPRHPSMIAAQQQLRDTRALIARELGRISAAAETDYERALANQQALEAKVAGMKSKSLDTDQASVKLRELQRDLEAVRSVYATYLQRAQETREQINVDSTNARIISQAMPALKKSWPPLPLLLFGALFGGLGLGTALALIAEYSSPTVLSSAQMQSAIDAPVFGVLPAKSARRRWWPFGGAAASAGQKTDAVAGLALRRLFASSRRPPNWPLVPSILLTSPPEDAAQRGRVARLLANAAAARGSRVLFIDTNNAGGKKEPQPGLLDVLRGEYAFESLSQYTAGSNVAVLGRGRQKAVLSEAQAVYFTQHMLAQAGRNFDLVVVDGGALADNLNASPLVAMVDEIVMVATLNSTPMRDVTTASQAISVMGRLPTGALLVDEAA, encoded by the coding sequence TTGCAATCATCCCTGCTCTCGTTGCCGCAACAACATGCTCCAGAGGTGACGCAATACGCCCCGGAGCCAGCGCCGACGGCGTCCTATGCATCCTCGACCGTCGAGCTGGGTGACCTGAAGCGCATATTGGTGCGCCGTCGTTTCCTGATCCTCGCCACCGCCGCGCTACTGACCCTTGTGACGCTGCTCTACGGCCTGTTCACGCCGGCGCTCTACAGTTCGGTGGCCGAGATCATCATCGACCCGCAAGACCTGCAGGTGGTCACCAACGACGTCAATCCGAGCCGCGTTCCGCCCGATGGCGGCATCACCATGGTGGAAAGCCAGGTCAGCGTCGTCCAGTCGACGGGCGTGCTGCTCAGGGCCATCGAGGCAACCAACCTGACCGAGGATCCGGAATTCAACGGGCAGGGCGGGTTGGTGGGCCGTTTGCTTGGCGGCTTGCTGGGTTCGGGGTCGGCCGAAACCGACAGGACCGGAAAGACGCTCGATGCGCTGCGCCGGCGGCTGGCGGTGAAGCGGGCCGACAAGGTGCTGGTCCTGGATGTGATCGTCACCGCCAAGAGCCCCGACAAGGCGGCGAAGCTCGCCAATGCCATCGCGCAGGCCTACCTCGCCGACCAGGCGAGCGCGCGCGCGAAGATGGCCACCGACGCTTCCGATTCCATCACCGCGCGGCTGGACGAACAGCGCAAGCGCGTCCAGCAGGCCGAGAACGCGGTGGAGGCCTACAAATCCGCCCACAACATGGTCATGGCGGCGGGCAATCTGGTCAGCGACCAGGAACTGACCGAGATCAACACGCAGCTTTCCGCCGCGCAGAGCCGCACCGCGACGCTGAAGGCGCAGGTCGACCAGCTGCGCCGGTCCGGCGGTGCGCCGGACGCGACCTCGGAAGCGATGCGCTCGTCGGTGATATCGAGCCTGCGGGCGCAGGAGGCGACGCTTGTCGACCAGGTTTCGCAGCTTGGCACCGAACTCGGGCCGCGCCACCCCTCGATGATCGCGGCGCAGCAGCAGCTGCGCGACACGCGCGCCCTCATCGCGCGCGAACTCGGCCGCATCAGTGCCGCCGCCGAGACCGACTACGAACGGGCGCTGGCCAACCAGCAGGCGCTGGAGGCCAAGGTCGCCGGCATGAAGAGCAAGTCGCTCGACACCGACCAGGCGTCGGTCAAGCTGCGTGAATTGCAGCGCGACCTCGAGGCGGTGCGCTCGGTCTACGCCACCTATCTGCAGCGGGCGCAGGAAACGCGCGAGCAGATCAACGTCGACAGCACCAATGCGCGCATCATCTCGCAGGCCATGCCCGCCTTGAAGAAGAGCTGGCCGCCGCTGCCGCTGCTGCTTTTCGGCGCCCTCTTCGGCGGGCTGGGGCTGGGCACCGCGCTGGCGCTGATCGCGGAATATTCCTCGCCGACCGTGCTTTCCAGCGCGCAGATGCAATCGGCCATCGACGCGCCGGTGTTTGGCGTTCTGCCGGCGAAATCGGCGCGCCGCCGCTGGTGGCCCTTCGGCGGCGCGGCCGCCTCGGCCGGGCAGAAAACGGATGCGGTCGCGGGCCTGGCGCTGAGGCGCCTTTTCGCCTCCAGCCGGCGTCCGCCGAACTGGCCGCTGGTGCCGTCCATCCTGCTGACATCGCCGCCCGAGGACGCCGCGCAACGGGGCAGGGTGGCGCGCCTGCTCGCCAATGCGGCGGCGGCCAGGGGCAGCCGTGTCCTGTTCATCGACACCAACAATGCCGGCGGCAAGAAGGAGCCGCAACCCGGTCTCCTCGACGTGCTGCGCGGCGAATATGCCTTCGAGTCGCTGAGCCAGTACACGGCCGGCAGCAATGTCGCGGTGCTGGGCAGGGGCCGACAGAAGGCCGTCCTTTCCGAGGCGCAGGCCGTCTACTTCACGCAGCACATGCTGGCGCAGGCGGGCCGTAATTTCGACCTCGTCGTCGTCGACGGCGGCGCGCTGGCCGACAATCTCAACGCCTCGCCGCTGGTCGCCATGGTCGACGAGATCGTGATGGTCGCGACACTGAACTCGACGCCGATGCGCGATGTCACGACGGCCTCGCAGGCCATTTCCGTCATGGGGCGGTTGCCGACCGGCGCCTTGCTGGTCGACGAGGCGGCCTGA